The Thermodesulfobacteriota bacterium genome includes a region encoding these proteins:
- a CDS encoding CsgG/HfaB family protein: MIKPRNYPMILIALFILVLVSACAVTESYKTGQELIQANRWEEAIPFFEQAVKEDPNKQEYIDALNRTKREAAKVRYEKAKQILASAPEGNLSVLEQVAKEAGLAYNLDPGNSTIKALDSDIRGKIGTLMNNLKSLSSQAELDMQKEDWMAAVVKLRQIVKISASYENADNRLLKAEQEGTRMLYQRGLAFSKQEEWGLAVQAFKSAMDINPNYLDVAKLHKDAMSRDNVDYYVSEGEKARQGQDWERAIRLLEKASKYQPDNRDIVKKLEDIKIHVGQIYFQEATRLVSQSKFYKAFKRLELAAASSPSLLDSPIYREFVNNFCAKLMERAEKFSGREMWGNSLVWLQRAEALNRNYPGLFQRTLEVKDQINKRIRKSIAVFDFSSPSNDRDAGKIAANKLIAYLHRNASGDLRIIERENLQSILREMQLGQTGLVDIKAAQTAKMRGIDTFIMGDVLHFAATKTDTPSISQVKALVDETDEPNQQFLLWSMANPRPTPEQLKSAPPPTIKKKIYQFISYRQGTTKISSIIEVSYKLVDTLTGENIFTNTISGKMFKEDKYQDAVPAAGIPYDPLELPTEVEVMDELTNEKVSVMGQTILKNFQSLEVEYFNQGQQYQKRRNPELSIERFTDAIFDEKLKGISTPISQKSMDMIVELVQND; this comes from the coding sequence ATGATTAAGCCAAGAAATTATCCGATGATTCTAATCGCTTTATTTATCCTGGTTCTTGTTTCTGCCTGTGCCGTAACCGAGAGTTACAAAACAGGACAGGAGTTGATTCAGGCGAACCGCTGGGAAGAAGCAATTCCTTTTTTTGAGCAGGCAGTGAAGGAGGATCCCAACAAGCAGGAGTACATAGATGCACTGAACCGGACAAAGCGGGAGGCGGCTAAGGTCCGTTATGAGAAGGCAAAACAGATACTTGCTTCTGCTCCTGAGGGGAACCTCTCTGTGCTCGAGCAGGTAGCGAAGGAAGCTGGTCTTGCCTATAACCTGGATCCTGGAAACAGCACTATTAAGGCTTTAGACAGTGATATCAGAGGAAAGATCGGTACCCTTATGAATAATCTTAAGTCGTTGTCCAGCCAGGCAGAATTGGACATGCAAAAGGAAGATTGGATGGCTGCCGTGGTAAAATTAAGACAGATAGTTAAGATTTCTGCCAGCTATGAAAATGCAGACAATAGACTCCTCAAAGCGGAGCAAGAAGGGACAAGGATGTTATATCAGCGAGGTTTAGCCTTCAGTAAACAGGAAGAATGGGGGTTGGCGGTCCAGGCTTTTAAGTCTGCTATGGATATTAATCCTAATTACCTGGATGTGGCCAAACTGCATAAGGATGCTATGTCAAGGGATAATGTTGATTATTACGTTAGTGAAGGTGAAAAAGCAAGGCAGGGACAGGACTGGGAAAGGGCTATTCGGCTACTCGAAAAGGCAAGCAAATACCAGCCTGACAATCGTGATATTGTGAAAAAGCTGGAGGACATTAAAATACATGTGGGGCAGATATATTTTCAGGAAGCTACCAGATTGGTCAGTCAGAGCAAGTTTTATAAGGCATTCAAAAGATTAGAACTTGCCGCTGCATCTTCACCTTCTCTATTAGACAGTCCTATTTATAGAGAATTTGTTAACAACTTTTGTGCAAAGCTGATGGAGAGGGCAGAAAAATTTTCCGGGCGTGAGATGTGGGGCAATAGCTTGGTCTGGCTGCAGAGAGCTGAGGCATTGAATCGTAATTACCCGGGGCTGTTTCAAAGGACCCTCGAGGTTAAAGACCAGATTAACAAGCGTATTAGAAAGTCCATCGCCGTTTTTGATTTTAGCAGTCCCAGTAACGATAGAGATGCAGGTAAAATAGCGGCAAACAAACTGATTGCTTACCTACACAGGAACGCCAGTGGTGATCTGCGTATCATCGAGCGTGAAAATCTGCAGTCTATTTTAAGGGAAATGCAGCTCGGACAAACCGGTCTCGTTGACATCAAGGCGGCACAAACCGCAAAGATGAGAGGGATTGATACATTTATTATGGGTGATGTTCTCCACTTCGCGGCTACGAAAACTGATACCCCAAGTATCAGTCAGGTTAAAGCCCTTGTTGACGAAACAGATGAACCCAATCAGCAATTCTTATTATGGAGCATGGCAAATCCAAGGCCAACCCCAGAACAGCTTAAGTCCGCTCCTCCTCCTACGATTAAGAAGAAGATTTATCAATTCATTTCCTACAGGCAGGGAACAACAAAAATCAGCTCCATAATAGAGGTCTCCTATAAGCTTGTGGATACCCTTACAGGAGAGAACATTTTTACCAATACAATCTCGGGAAAGATGTTTAAGGAGGATAAATACCAGGATGCCGTACCGGCTGCCGGTATCCCCTATGACCCGTTAGAGCTTCCGACAGAGGTAGAGGTAATGGATGAATTAACCAACGAGAAGGTGTCGGTGATGGGGCAGACTATCCTCAAGAATTTTCAGAGCCTTGAGGTTGAGTACTTTAACCAGGGTCAGCAATACCAGAAACGACGGAATCCGGAACTTTCCATTGAAAGATTTACAGATGCCATTTTTGATGAAAAATTAAAGGGCATATCCACTCCGATTTCCCAGAAGTCCATGGACATGATTGTCGAACTTGTTCAAAATGATTAA
- a CDS encoding flagellar assembly protein T N-terminal domain-containing protein, producing the protein MHIEVAGTRILLKWGENPMETVMKKTVFFIILIGLGFMYGTAPAQEKILAEGMAAIHSNLVDIARDKAIDNAQRSAVERVVGVMITSSTEVENFQLKLDQILSESRGFINTYRVTSEKREGDMYRVTIEADVGKGKLKDRMEAINLIMMKKSKPRLMIIFGGQAQKDAIAEAAMARYFMSKGFKLVDAEVVRKNRKYEHLQTLTGDQKMLAEMSHQFGAEVVIIGSVDAAVNSFTVAGVEVSSNKVTVSVKVMNGDTGEIISTDSESKSAPGMKGDFKLITEEVVVKLAKKMMEETLDRWSSELTNTVTVKLLVSGIDSYEDLMRFKNLLSMAVKGFKEMYQRSYVQGRVDLDLEIKGNTQGLADDIAAINVNGGKVKIVKITQNQIEAMLLH; encoded by the coding sequence ATGCATATTGAGGTTGCGGGCACCAGAATCCTTCTAAAATGGGGGGAAAACCCTATGGAGACAGTAATGAAGAAAACAGTTTTTTTTATTATTTTAATTGGTTTGGGGTTTATGTACGGCACTGCCCCTGCTCAGGAGAAGATTCTCGCAGAAGGTATGGCAGCCATTCATAGTAATTTAGTGGATATCGCCAGAGACAAGGCTATTGACAATGCCCAGCGTAGTGCAGTAGAAAGAGTTGTGGGCGTTATGATTACGAGTAGTACAGAAGTCGAGAATTTCCAATTAAAACTCGACCAGATTCTTTCTGAATCCAGAGGTTTTATCAATACTTACAGGGTTACCTCGGAAAAGAGAGAAGGCGATATGTACAGGGTCACTATTGAAGCCGATGTTGGGAAGGGAAAGCTGAAGGATCGCATGGAAGCTATCAATCTTATTATGATGAAAAAGTCCAAACCACGCCTGATGATTATTTTCGGTGGGCAAGCCCAAAAGGATGCAATTGCTGAAGCGGCAATGGCCAGATATTTTATGTCTAAGGGATTTAAACTCGTTGATGCTGAGGTTGTCAGAAAGAACAGGAAGTACGAACATCTCCAAACCCTTACCGGGGATCAGAAGATGCTGGCTGAGATGAGCCATCAGTTCGGTGCAGAGGTCGTGATTATCGGCAGTGTTGATGCCGCAGTTAACTCCTTTACAGTGGCTGGTGTTGAAGTGAGCTCAAACAAGGTTACTGTTTCTGTTAAGGTCATGAATGGTGATACGGGAGAGATAATCTCGACGGATAGTGAAAGCAAATCGGCACCAGGTATGAAGGGGGATTTTAAACTGATAACGGAAGAAGTAGTTGTAAAACTGGCAAAGAAAATGATGGAAGAGACACTGGATCGCTGGTCTTCTGAGCTAACAAATACAGTTACAGTCAAACTATTAGTGTCAGGCATTGATTCCTACGAGGATTTAATGCGGTTCAAGAATCTTCTGTCGATGGCAGTGAAGGGGTTCAAAGAGATGTACCAGCGTTCTTATGTTCAGGGAAGGGTTGACCTGGATTTAGAAATTAAGGGAAACACTCAGGGCTTAGCCGATGATATTGCGGCAATTAACGTAAATGGCGGGAAAGTTAAGATAGTAAAGATAACCCAAAACCAGATTGAAGCGATGCTCTTACATTGA
- a CDS encoding FecR family protein, giving the protein MKICKSAICLIGLTFFLAAVSFSKEVKSPKDQAVVTFLQGKAYVLPKGEAKGTPLKVHNLLHKEDRINTGEKTLIEIKLPDGSFVRFADNTSFTVSDLGYDRESGDKNFSVKLFLGRTWANAKGFLGKGKRFEISSENAVAGVKGTIYRMDVSKDKSVLIRVYGGNVYVTSPPKEIPKPVFEIGAPKEVPGPKEVRGPREVTLKEWEHIVKEMQQIVITPEGKALKPVSFSREEDISDWVLWNKKRDELTK; this is encoded by the coding sequence ATGAAAATATGTAAATCTGCAATCTGTTTAATAGGACTAACTTTTTTTCTTGCCGCCGTTTCCTTTTCTAAAGAGGTAAAATCCCCTAAAGACCAGGCTGTTGTTACCTTCCTCCAGGGGAAGGCATATGTTTTGCCAAAAGGGGAAGCAAAAGGGACCCCATTGAAGGTGCATAATCTCCTCCATAAAGAGGATAGGATAAATACAGGTGAAAAAACCTTAATAGAGATAAAACTGCCGGATGGAAGCTTTGTTCGATTCGCAGATAATACAAGCTTTACGGTTAGTGACCTGGGTTATGACAGGGAAAGCGGAGATAAAAATTTCAGTGTTAAACTGTTTCTGGGCAGAACCTGGGCTAATGCTAAAGGATTTCTAGGAAAAGGAAAAAGATTTGAGATTTCCAGTGAAAATGCTGTAGCAGGGGTTAAGGGTACTATCTATAGAATGGACGTTAGCAAAGATAAATCCGTGTTGATTAGAGTTTACGGTGGGAATGTATATGTGACAAGTCCGCCAAAAGAGATTCCTAAACCTGTATTTGAAATAGGTGCACCCAAGGAAGTCCCGGGGCCAAAAGAGGTTCGCGGACCTCGTGAAGTTACCTTGAAGGAGTGGGAACACATAGTAAAAGAAATGCAACAGATCGTGATTACCCCTGAGGGTAAAGCCTTGAAACCTGTCTCTTTCTCGCGAGAAGAAGATATAAGTGATTGGGTTCTCTGGAATAAAAAGAGAGACGAATTGACAAAATAA
- a CDS encoding PEGA domain-containing protein, with protein sequence MMKNTILFSLLFIIILMGCGTPKEATIGVGNEGAIRVVCNPSDAEVFVDGASMGEANRYDGNPGYIKLSSGTHKIEIKKEGYAPYSRDVYSSKSLQTIEVTLKKLNR encoded by the coding sequence ATGATGAAGAATACTATACTGTTTTCTCTGCTTTTCATTATTATCCTGATGGGGTGTGGTACTCCGAAGGAAGCCACTATAGGTGTAGGCAATGAAGGAGCAATAAGGGTCGTCTGTAATCCCAGTGATGCAGAGGTTTTTGTAGACGGAGCTTCCATGGGAGAGGCAAACAGATATGATGGCAACCCTGGCTATATAAAGCTAAGCAGTGGAACCCACAAGATAGAGATAAAAAAAGAGGGTTATGCTCCCTATAGCCGGGATGTTTATTCCAGTAAGTCGCTTCAAACAATAGAGGTAACATTAAAAAAATTGAATAGATAA
- a CDS encoding CsgG/HfaB family protein, which translates to MLSKKMRAGLIISFLFTLVCAGIPTVTKAAPSEKAVEKEAPKIVSKGPKKRVGIVDFENKTTYGKGRLGSSASDILTTELFKTGAFIVVERAQLQKILGEQALGQSGVINPATAAEAGKILGLNAIVTGSISQFGVKTEGKDYGVYKQKIQKAECTVDVRVVDTTTGQVLFADSGSGVFEKKISEILGFGQRGGYDETMGQNALRAAITKFMDNLIQQLQSTEWSGRIAKVSGSTVYINAGKDVGLEIGNILMVYSLGEEIYDPQTHVLLGREEGPLKAELLVTGYVDANLTKATIKSGTGLTVNDVVKLKVQ; encoded by the coding sequence ATGTTAAGCAAGAAAATGAGGGCAGGTCTTATTATATCATTTTTGTTTACTCTCGTCTGTGCCGGCATACCAACGGTAACAAAAGCTGCTCCTTCGGAAAAGGCAGTTGAAAAAGAAGCACCCAAGATTGTCTCCAAAGGACCCAAGAAGAGAGTAGGAATAGTGGATTTTGAGAACAAGACAACTTATGGTAAAGGAAGATTAGGGTCTTCAGCATCTGATATCCTGACAACCGAACTCTTTAAAACAGGGGCATTTATTGTGGTTGAACGTGCTCAATTACAGAAAATCCTTGGAGAACAGGCTTTAGGTCAATCAGGTGTAATTAATCCTGCTACGGCTGCTGAAGCAGGTAAGATACTGGGGCTTAATGCTATCGTAACAGGCTCTATATCTCAATTTGGTGTCAAGACAGAGGGAAAGGATTACGGAGTTTACAAACAGAAGATACAGAAGGCGGAGTGTACTGTGGATGTCAGGGTAGTGGATACCACTACAGGGCAGGTACTCTTTGCTGACTCTGGCTCTGGTGTTTTCGAAAAGAAGATATCCGAGATATTGGGGTTTGGACAGCGCGGCGGTTATGATGAAACCATGGGACAAAATGCATTAAGGGCTGCCATTACTAAATTTATGGACAATCTTATCCAGCAGTTACAATCAACAGAGTGGAGCGGAAGGATTGCTAAGGTGAGTGGCTCAACCGTATATATAAATGCAGGCAAGGATGTGGGACTAGAGATAGGAAATATCCTGATGGTTTACTCGCTTGGCGAAGAGATATATGACCCCCAGACCCATGTCTTATTGGGCAGGGAAGAAGGCCCGTTAAAGGCTGAATTGCTTGTTACAGGTTACGTTGATGCCAATCTAACCAAGGCTACTATTAAATCAGGCACAGGATTAACTGTCAATGATGTGGTTAAACTTAAGGTGCAGTGA
- a CDS encoding GNA1162 family protein, which translates to MKHLKLILIGVTLILISSGCIPGIPHTLVPDYKSKTPTSVAVVPVQNETVDMDAPQLFRPKLFNIISYKGYVSPPITEIDSKLAEKDIRDAGQLNSMTPQEIGKLLNVDAVLYGTVTEWSTTYLVVYASVKVGAKFQLIDTKTGEQLWESEHMVAERKFGLDRDSLIENVGFAALKRYDPYVQTVINTALSTLPPGPKYIPPAKGGCLTP; encoded by the coding sequence ATGAAACATTTAAAACTTATCCTTATCGGGGTTACGCTTATCCTTATCTCCAGTGGTTGTATACCTGGGATCCCTCATACCTTAGTTCCTGACTATAAATCCAAGACTCCAACATCAGTTGCTGTAGTCCCCGTCCAAAATGAAACCGTAGACATGGATGCACCCCAGCTATTCAGGCCAAAGCTCTTTAATATTATTTCCTATAAAGGTTACGTATCCCCTCCTATTACTGAAATTGATTCAAAACTTGCTGAAAAGGATATAAGGGACGCAGGTCAGCTTAATTCCATGACCCCCCAGGAAATAGGAAAGCTCCTCAATGTTGATGCAGTGCTATATGGTACAGTAACAGAGTGGAGTACTACTTACCTGGTGGTCTATGCCTCAGTTAAAGTGGGGGCTAAATTTCAACTCATAGATACCAAAACAGGGGAACAACTCTGGGAATCGGAGCATATGGTTGCTGAAAGGAAATTTGGGTTGGATAGGGACTCCTTAATAGAGAATGTGGGTTTTGCTGCCTTAAAGAGATATGATCCCTATGTCCAGACTGTAATCAATACGGCATTATCTACATTACCCCCTGGGCCCAAGTATATTCCACCTGCAAAGGGTGGTTGTTTAACCCCTTAA
- a CDS encoding flagellar assembly protein T N-terminal domain-containing protein: MKTLSKVLLCFLTILVSAHYAHGEQLLQSQVIKAEGVGAIVNNDKAIARDNAIEDALRKAVEQAVGTLVSSETMVENFQLLSDRIYTKTEGYVQQYKIISEAPAENIYKVTLEATVTLGNLKNDLAAIGLLMARKHKPRVMVLIAEQNIGQQYLSFWWGHQASETNLSITESVLVEKFREKDFNVVDHAAKARDIKIGKPYKVANLDDNTAVSLGNQYDAEVVIVGKALAKLVGSVMGTSMKSAQANMSARAIRTDNGAIIASANTHGAAVHIDEVTGGSNALKKAASDLASKLIDQIITTWGKEISGTTMVQLTINGISSYHDFMKFKNVLQEQVRGVKGVYQRSINAGVAKIDIDIKGDSQSLADELTTKNFQNFSININSLSQNSLDLTILPKNR, encoded by the coding sequence TTGAAAACATTAAGTAAGGTACTACTCTGCTTTTTAACAATCCTTGTTTCAGCCCATTATGCCCATGGAGAGCAACTTCTTCAATCACAGGTTATCAAGGCTGAGGGGGTAGGAGCAATTGTAAATAATGACAAGGCTATAGCCAGGGATAACGCTATCGAAGATGCCCTTAGAAAAGCGGTAGAACAAGCTGTGGGGACTCTTGTCTCCTCAGAGACCATGGTTGAAAACTTTCAACTTCTAAGCGACCGTATTTATACTAAAACTGAAGGATATGTACAGCAATACAAAATTATATCAGAAGCCCCGGCAGAAAATATCTATAAGGTTACTTTAGAGGCAACAGTGACTCTGGGGAACCTGAAGAATGACCTGGCTGCCATAGGTCTTTTGATGGCAAGAAAGCATAAACCCAGGGTCATGGTCCTGATTGCTGAGCAGAATATCGGTCAACAATACCTCAGCTTCTGGTGGGGGCATCAGGCATCTGAAACAAACCTATCGATTACCGAGAGCGTCCTGGTTGAAAAATTCAGGGAGAAGGATTTTAATGTTGTTGACCATGCAGCCAAGGCCAGGGATATAAAGATAGGGAAACCATACAAGGTAGCAAATCTGGATGATAATACGGCTGTCTCTCTTGGTAATCAGTACGATGCTGAGGTGGTAATAGTTGGCAAGGCATTGGCAAAACTTGTAGGAAGTGTCATGGGCACCTCTATGAAATCAGCCCAGGCGAATATGTCGGCACGGGCTATCCGTACTGATAACGGAGCAATCATTGCGTCTGCAAACACTCATGGGGCAGCAGTTCACATAGATGAGGTTACAGGGGGATCTAATGCCCTCAAAAAGGCAGCATCTGATTTGGCTTCTAAACTCATAGATCAGATCATAACTACATGGGGCAAAGAGATTAGTGGAACTACTATGGTTCAGCTGACTATAAACGGAATCTCCAGCTATCACGATTTTATGAAATTCAAGAACGTATTGCAAGAACAGGTTCGTGGTGTTAAAGGAGTCTATCAGCGGAGTATAAACGCTGGGGTAGCCAAGATCGACATAGATATAAAGGGCGACTCCCAGTCTCTTGCTGATGAATTGACAACTAAGAACTTCCAGAATTTTTCAATTAATATAAACTCTCTTTCCCAGAATTCTCTTGACCTGACCATTCTACCTAAAAATCGATAG
- a CDS encoding S-layer homology domain-containing protein produces the protein MKIKTIQPINWIFPSILIFSLLFIGACAPQARKAVSALDTPEHHVFSGMKLLEKENYDDAIREFNLAIQLDPKFSSAYTGIGLVNGYKGNFKEAFDNAKKGRELAKTNDDKVNARVGLMRIYSMERKDGWIDEVESTFKDAIDIDPKSSAAHYYMGEAYKLSYNFDKSGEMFKKVLDINDKYLIEADNQWKLVQKIQRAAPGSMIGKKIALIEKITRADIAALFVQELKLEKLYEKRSPKKFDTSYKAPSKAFEADRIEKTEAATDISNHVLRTDIQTVLNIGVKGLEPYPDHTYRPDDVITRASYAIMVEDILIKVTGDDKLATKYIGNKSPFPDLRSDLPYFNAVMVATTRGIMEAVDLTTGEFAPMKPVSGADALLIIRKLKDELRFF, from the coding sequence ATGAAGATAAAAACAATACAGCCCATAAACTGGATTTTTCCGTCTATTTTAATATTCTCCCTGCTTTTTATTGGTGCATGTGCCCCCCAGGCCAGGAAAGCGGTAAGCGCCCTTGATACTCCAGAACACCATGTATTTAGTGGAATGAAGCTTCTGGAGAAAGAAAATTATGATGACGCTATACGTGAATTTAACCTGGCTATCCAGTTAGACCCAAAATTCTCTTCTGCTTATACAGGCATTGGCTTAGTAAATGGTTATAAAGGAAACTTTAAAGAGGCATTTGATAATGCCAAGAAAGGGCGGGAACTCGCCAAAACGAATGATGATAAGGTCAACGCCCGGGTTGGCCTGATGAGAATTTACTCCATGGAAAGAAAAGACGGCTGGATTGATGAAGTGGAGAGTACCTTTAAAGATGCGATTGATATAGACCCTAAATCGTCAGCCGCTCATTACTATATGGGCGAAGCATATAAACTGTCTTATAATTTCGATAAATCAGGAGAAATGTTTAAGAAAGTCCTGGATATAAATGATAAATATCTGATTGAAGCAGACAATCAGTGGAAGCTGGTTCAAAAGATTCAGAGGGCCGCACCTGGAAGCATGATAGGTAAAAAGATAGCCCTGATAGAGAAGATAACCAGGGCAGATATTGCTGCATTGTTCGTTCAGGAACTGAAATTAGAAAAGCTCTATGAAAAACGATCTCCTAAAAAATTCGATACCAGTTATAAAGCCCCGTCAAAAGCCTTTGAAGCCGATCGTATTGAAAAGACTGAAGCTGCTACAGACATCTCTAATCATGTATTAAGGACAGATATTCAAACGGTTTTAAATATTGGGGTAAAAGGATTGGAACCTTATCCCGACCATACCTATCGTCCCGATGATGTTATAACCAGGGCATCTTATGCTATAATGGTTGAAGACATTCTAATAAAGGTTACTGGAGACGATAAGCTTGCCACAAAATACATTGGCAACAAATCTCCCTTCCCCGATTTGAGGAGCGATCTTCCCTACTTTAATGCAGTAATGGTCGCAACTACCAGAGGGATTATGGAGGCAGTAGATTTGACTACTGGCGAATTTGCCCCAATGAAGCCAGTTTCCGGGGCTGATGCTCTGCTGATTATAAGGAAACTCAAGGATGAATTAAGGTTCTTCTAG